In one Armatimonadota bacterium genomic region, the following are encoded:
- the coaBC gene encoding bifunctional phosphopantothenoylcysteine decarboxylase/phosphopantothenate--cysteine ligase CoaBC → MPDVVLGVCGSVAAYRACDLARDLMRAGCTVRVCLTDAAQNFVTAAQFEALTGQPCLADTFEEPERGRMAHIDWARKADLVLIAPATANTLNKVANGIGDDMLTTLLLASTCPIVAAPAMNPAMYQHPETQSSLAKLTSRGVLFIEPQEGDVACGENGQGKLAANREIVEFVGTVLCRSKLLAGKTLLLTSGPTQEPVDSVRYLTNRSSGKMGVAMARAAKLMGAEVTMVAGPSQAIAPRDVTVVPVQTAKEMLEACRRHVASADWVIGLAAVADYRVAGAAQTKIRRTEDDLVLTLTPNPDIIATLASENLDKTVIAFAAEPGIDPEYIADKLKRKGVAAMAVNDISNPEIGFGSDENELTLYFAGGAVAKSGRRSKLACALWMLEQLAEKL, encoded by the coding sequence ATGCCGGATGTCGTCTTAGGAGTTTGCGGTTCGGTGGCCGCCTACCGCGCATGCGATTTGGCTCGCGACCTGATGCGCGCCGGGTGCACGGTTCGGGTCTGCCTCACCGATGCCGCCCAGAACTTTGTCACGGCGGCCCAGTTCGAGGCCCTAACCGGCCAACCGTGCCTGGCCGATACATTCGAAGAGCCGGAAAGGGGCCGCATGGCCCACATCGATTGGGCCCGCAAAGCCGACCTGGTTTTGATCGCGCCCGCCACCGCCAACACCCTCAACAAGGTCGCCAACGGGATTGGCGACGACATGCTGACCACTTTGCTGCTGGCTTCCACCTGTCCGATTGTGGCCGCACCGGCCATGAACCCGGCCATGTACCAGCATCCTGAGACGCAATCCAGCCTCGCCAAGCTCACCTCCCGAGGCGTTCTGTTCATCGAGCCGCAAGAAGGCGACGTCGCCTGTGGAGAGAACGGGCAAGGGAAACTGGCCGCCAACCGCGAAATTGTCGAATTCGTGGGCACTGTTTTGTGCCGGAGCAAACTCCTTGCTGGCAAAACCTTGCTCTTGACGAGCGGACCGACTCAGGAACCGGTCGATTCGGTTCGATACCTCACCAATCGGTCGAGTGGGAAAATGGGGGTAGCCATGGCCCGCGCCGCAAAGCTGATGGGGGCGGAGGTCACCATGGTCGCCGGGCCAAGCCAGGCAATCGCCCCCCGAGATGTCACCGTCGTGCCCGTGCAGACAGCCAAAGAAATGCTGGAGGCATGCCGCCGTCACGTGGCATCGGCCGACTGGGTCATCGGCTTAGCGGCGGTTGCCGATTATAGGGTGGCGGGGGCGGCTCAGACGAAAATCCGGCGGACAGAAGACGACTTGGTGCTCACATTGACGCCAAACCCGGACATCATCGCCACCTTGGCATCGGAAAACTTGGACAAGACAGTCATTGCCTTTGCCGCCGAACCGGGGATCGACCCAGAATACATTGCCGACAAACTCAAGCGGAAAGGGGTCGCTGCCATGGCCGTCAACGACATCTCCAACCCTGAAATCGGGTTTGGGTCGGACGAAAACGAACTCACCCTCTACTTTGCCGGCGGCGCGGTCGCAAAATCGGGGAGGCGTTCGAAACTGGCCTGCGCCCTTTGGATGTTGGAACAGCTCGCGGAAAAGCTTTAA
- the gmk gene encoding guanylate kinase, giving the protein MKGIAVILSGPSGVGKDTVIDRWCELDQTVERVVACTTRKPRLGEVDGVAYHFMDPARFEEMASQGFFLEYKNVHGNYYGTPRIQLEDMVRAGKKAILKIDVQGALQIMQAQPSILSVFLLPPSRAELALRLRNRGTESDEMLEHRLKNAEWEMDQAVHYRYRIINHSVDACVAEIMRIVEEECRMSS; this is encoded by the coding sequence ATGAAAGGGATTGCTGTGATCCTGAGCGGCCCCAGCGGGGTCGGCAAAGACACCGTCATCGACCGCTGGTGTGAATTGGACCAAACGGTTGAACGCGTGGTGGCTTGCACAACCCGCAAACCGAGGCTCGGTGAGGTGGACGGGGTCGCCTACCATTTTATGGATCCGGCTCGGTTTGAAGAGATGGCATCACAGGGATTCTTTTTGGAGTATAAAAACGTCCACGGAAACTATTACGGAACCCCTAGGATTCAGCTAGAAGACATGGTGAGGGCCGGGAAGAAGGCGATTCTAAAAATCGACGTCCAAGGTGCATTGCAGATCATGCAAGCCCAACCCAGCATCCTCTCGGTGTTCTTGCTGCCTCCCAGCCGCGCGGAATTGGCCCTTCGGCTCCGCAACCGTGGGACTGAGAGTGACGAAATGTTGGAGCACAGGCTCAAAAATGCCGAATGGGAGATGGATCAGGCCGTGCATTACCGATATCGGATCATCAACCATTCGGTTGATGCCTGCGTGGCCGAGATCATGCGGATTGTGGAGGAAGAATGCCGGATGTCGTCTTAG
- a CDS encoding YvcK family protein, which yields MRKKRTNRHLQSFLPRADLYRYVALAGGGFFVLLLGIHMSFQFVLRTAFAGVGEAWDSFAASFSSTSDGRQLTHLVGGLMMAVGGYAVYRGVRGFFKRLAMGGPTPAAGGKALVGSYIKRQQLARGPRIVALGGGTGMSTLLRGLKQYSLNITAIVTVTDDGGSSGRLTQEMGIIPPGDLRNCLVALADAEKRMTDLFQFRFSQGAGALSGHSVGNLMLAGFVEQAGGDYDEALILASEVLAIRGRVIPSTTDRVTLRALMEGGSTLQGETTIVESDLKIQRIYLDPPHVRPHPAAIEAIREADLICIGPGSVYTSIVPNLLVPGIAEAVLESDALKVYICNVMTQPGESDKFSAAEHVVALQANVPNRVFDYVLVNTATPHQDLLAKYRASDQDLVVADTDRIKQMGYKPIPGNFMSESDYVRHDPLRIAARLMDLLRRP from the coding sequence ATGAGAAAAAAGAGGACTAACCGGCACCTGCAATCCTTTTTGCCCCGGGCCGACCTCTACCGGTATGTCGCCCTGGCGGGCGGGGGCTTTTTCGTTCTGCTGCTCGGGATCCACATGAGCTTCCAGTTTGTCCTCCGGACGGCATTTGCCGGGGTCGGCGAAGCCTGGGATTCGTTTGCCGCATCGTTTTCCAGCACATCGGATGGGCGGCAGCTGACCCACTTGGTGGGCGGGTTGATGATGGCAGTCGGAGGCTACGCCGTCTACCGGGGCGTGCGCGGCTTTTTCAAGCGTTTGGCCATGGGCGGCCCCACCCCGGCGGCGGGTGGCAAGGCCCTGGTGGGGAGTTACATCAAGCGTCAGCAGTTGGCCCGCGGACCCCGCATCGTCGCGCTGGGGGGCGGCACGGGGATGTCCACGCTTCTCCGGGGCCTCAAGCAATATAGTTTGAATATCACGGCCATCGTCACGGTGACCGACGACGGCGGGAGTTCTGGCCGGCTGACCCAAGAAATGGGGATCATTCCGCCGGGCGACCTCCGCAACTGTCTTGTCGCGCTCGCCGATGCCGAAAAGCGGATGACCGACCTCTTCCAATTCCGATTTTCGCAAGGTGCGGGCGCGTTGAGCGGCCACAGCGTCGGCAACCTGATGTTGGCCGGCTTTGTGGAACAGGCAGGCGGCGATTATGACGAGGCGCTGATCCTGGCGAGCGAGGTTTTGGCGATCCGGGGCCGGGTCATTCCTTCCACAACCGACCGAGTGACGCTGCGGGCCCTTATGGAAGGCGGATCCACCTTGCAAGGGGAGACGACCATTGTCGAATCGGATCTCAAGATCCAGCGCATCTACCTTGATCCCCCTCACGTCCGACCGCACCCTGCCGCGATCGAAGCCATTCGAGAAGCTGATTTGATCTGCATTGGTCCGGGGAGTGTTTACACGAGCATCGTCCCGAATCTGTTAGTGCCTGGCATCGCCGAAGCCGTGCTGGAATCCGATGCCTTGAAAGTGTATATCTGCAACGTGATGACGCAACCTGGTGAAAGCGACAAGTTCTCGGCGGCCGAGCACGTCGTTGCCCTGCAGGCAAACGTCCCCAACCGGGTTTTTGACTACGTGTTGGTGAACACGGCCACCCCCCACCAAGACTTGCTGGCCAAATACCGGGCCTCAGACCAAGATTTGGTCGTGGCCGATACAGACCGGATTAAACAAATGGGCTATAAGCCGATTCCGGGCAACTTCATGTCGGAATCCGACTATGTTCGCCACGACCCGTTGCGGATCGCGGCCCGGCTCATGGATTTGCTGAGGAGGCCATGA
- a CDS encoding phage holin family protein, whose amino-acid sequence MKNLLIRWAALVASIVGASYLTNMVIPKGIEISPTFNGVMTLFVGAALLAVVNATLGKILKFISMPISCMTLGLFALVINAALFWAVGSLGMGYKVNGFLAALVGSLLVSAIGAVLHMFVPDEKKED is encoded by the coding sequence ATGAAGAACCTTTTGATCCGATGGGCGGCTTTGGTGGCCTCGATTGTCGGGGCGAGCTATTTGACGAACATGGTGATCCCCAAGGGGATTGAGATCTCGCCGACGTTCAACGGGGTCATGACCCTGTTTGTGGGCGCGGCCCTGCTCGCGGTGGTGAACGCAACGCTTGGCAAGATCTTGAAATTCATTTCCATGCCGATTAGCTGCATGACCTTGGGATTGTTCGCCTTGGTCATCAATGCGGCTCTGTTTTGGGCCGTCGGCAGCCTGGGCATGGGATACAAAGTGAACGGGTTCTTGGCCGCGTTGGTTGGTTCTTTGCTTGTTTCGGCGATCGGGGCCGTGCTCCACATGTTTGTTCCCGATGAGAAAAAAGAGGACTAA
- the mutS gene encoding DNA mismatch repair protein MutS, producing MAFTPQTPMLQQYFRAKEAHPGVLMAMRVGDFYEFYGEDAETAANSLEITLTGREDGKNGRIAMAGVPFHSVEKYLAQLVRMGHRVALCDQVEDPKKAQGLVKREVTRILTAGTLMEDSMLAPGANNFLAALCVIDGKAGIATLDPSTGEFMATEVVGGHVAEKILQELARLMPAELLYAEKTASGVEETVANGLGIPSTVRDSLDARKADRILCGHFEVSGLAGFGLEGRPGASVAAAMVLDYARTNGIGLGHVSAISYYSTDGFMQLDPGTRRSLELTQNLADGGRRNTLLSVLDETVTTMGARLMRRWIEQPLLNPEAITNRLGAVERFCGHVLVRSDLRKALKRLCDIERSVSRCAGGLATPRDLLGLRDSLEALPDIENAVGKIALGHLKTLKDGFGDHEPLADQLRRAVADNAPATAREGGVVKPGFDPELDELRRLSRDGKGYIAQLEAKERAATGLEKLKVGYNSVFGYYLEVGRQHADKVPGHYIRKQTLANAERYITAELKEHESAVLGAEEKADELEYDIFCRLRDLVARNGPALLQTARTIAELDVLATFAEVALARHYVKPEIVDEDVLTVENGRHPVVDAGVGTFIPNDLDLGDPTRLIVLTGPNMSGKSTYLRQAALIVCMAQIGCFVPADKCRMGICDRVFTRIGAKDEIALGQSTFMVEMVESANILNNARERSLVVLDEVGRGTSTYDGLAIAWAMVEHLASIRAKTLFATHYHQINQIAGQTPGVANFRVAVEERGDTIIWAHKVLPGGTDRSYGLHVAKMAGVPQPVLRRAEEVLNSLEGRGQELEVPASLNRMQLTLFEAEPHAVVEALKGLDVDRLSPLEALLKLDEWKKLVT from the coding sequence TTGGCGTTCACCCCCCAGACCCCGATGCTCCAACAGTACTTCCGAGCCAAGGAAGCCCATCCGGGGGTGTTGATGGCGATGAGGGTCGGCGATTTTTATGAATTCTATGGGGAAGACGCCGAAACGGCGGCGAATTCCCTTGAAATTACGCTCACCGGCCGAGAAGACGGCAAGAACGGGAGGATCGCCATGGCCGGCGTGCCGTTCCACTCGGTTGAGAAATACCTGGCCCAATTGGTGAGGATGGGCCATCGGGTCGCTTTGTGCGACCAAGTCGAAGACCCCAAAAAGGCCCAGGGGCTTGTCAAGCGCGAGGTCACCCGCATCCTGACGGCAGGGACGCTCATGGAAGATTCGATGCTCGCGCCGGGCGCGAATAATTTTTTGGCCGCCCTTTGCGTCATCGATGGAAAGGCCGGCATTGCGACCCTCGACCCTTCAACCGGCGAATTCATGGCCACCGAAGTCGTTGGCGGCCACGTCGCTGAAAAAATCCTCCAAGAGCTGGCCCGGCTCATGCCGGCAGAACTGCTCTACGCCGAAAAGACGGCCTCCGGGGTCGAAGAAACGGTTGCGAACGGGCTCGGCATCCCTTCGACAGTAAGGGACAGCCTGGATGCCCGGAAGGCCGACCGCATCCTCTGCGGGCATTTCGAAGTCAGCGGGCTCGCAGGGTTCGGGTTGGAAGGGCGGCCTGGAGCATCGGTCGCCGCGGCCATGGTGTTGGATTACGCCCGGACCAACGGGATCGGGCTTGGGCATGTGTCGGCGATTTCCTATTATTCGACGGACGGGTTCATGCAACTTGACCCCGGTACCCGGCGGAGCCTGGAACTCACCCAGAACCTTGCCGATGGCGGTCGGCGCAACACCCTGCTCAGCGTTTTGGACGAAACCGTCACGACCATGGGGGCCCGGCTGATGCGGCGATGGATCGAACAGCCGCTCCTCAATCCGGAAGCGATCACCAACCGCTTGGGGGCGGTCGAGAGGTTTTGCGGACACGTGTTGGTGCGCAGCGACCTGCGCAAGGCGCTCAAACGGCTTTGCGATATCGAGCGGTCGGTGTCGCGCTGCGCGGGCGGGCTGGCCACGCCCCGCGACCTGCTCGGGCTCCGCGACTCGCTGGAAGCCCTGCCCGACATCGAAAACGCCGTCGGTAAAATCGCCCTCGGCCACCTCAAAACGCTCAAGGACGGATTTGGGGATCACGAGCCCCTTGCCGACCAACTCCGCCGAGCCGTCGCCGACAACGCCCCCGCCACCGCCCGCGAAGGAGGCGTCGTCAAACCCGGGTTCGACCCGGAACTCGACGAACTCCGGCGCCTCTCCCGGGACGGCAAAGGGTACATCGCCCAATTGGAAGCCAAGGAACGGGCGGCAACCGGCCTGGAAAAACTCAAAGTGGGCTACAACTCCGTCTTCGGCTATTACCTGGAGGTTGGGCGGCAACATGCGGACAAAGTTCCCGGGCATTACATCCGCAAGCAAACTTTGGCCAATGCCGAGCGGTACATCACTGCCGAGCTCAAAGAACACGAATCGGCCGTTTTGGGGGCGGAAGAAAAAGCCGACGAACTGGAATACGACATCTTTTGCCGGCTGCGCGACCTTGTTGCCCGCAACGGCCCCGCCCTCCTCCAAACCGCTCGGACCATCGCCGAACTCGATGTTCTCGCCACCTTTGCCGAAGTCGCCTTGGCCCGCCATTACGTCAAGCCAGAAATCGTAGACGAAGACGTCCTGACCGTGGAAAATGGCCGCCATCCCGTTGTCGATGCCGGTGTCGGAACCTTTATCCCCAACGACCTGGATTTGGGCGACCCCACCCGCCTGATTGTCCTCACCGGACCGAACATGAGCGGGAAATCAACCTACCTCCGGCAAGCGGCACTCATCGTCTGCATGGCCCAAATCGGTTGCTTCGTCCCCGCCGATAAATGCCGGATGGGCATTTGCGACCGTGTGTTCACCCGCATTGGGGCGAAAGATGAAATTGCCCTTGGTCAAAGCACATTCATGGTCGAAATGGTGGAGAGCGCCAACATCCTCAACAATGCCCGAGAAAGGAGCCTCGTCGTCCTCGATGAAGTCGGCCGGGGCACCAGCACCTATGACGGTTTGGCCATTGCCTGGGCCATGGTCGAACACCTGGCCAGCATCCGGGCCAAAACACTTTTTGCCACCCATTACCACCAGATCAACCAGATCGCCGGGCAAACCCCGGGGGTCGCCAACTTCCGGGTAGCCGTTGAAGAGAGGGGCGACACAATCATCTGGGCCCACAAGGTGCTCCCGGGCGGCACAGACCGGAGTTACGGGCTCCACGTCGCCAAAATGGCCGGGGTGCCTCAACCCGTCCTCCGCCGTGCGGAAGAAGTCCTGAATTCATTGGAGGGTCGCGGGCAAGAACTCGAAGTCCCGGCCTCCCTCAACCGGATGCAACTCACCCTATTCGAGGCCGAACCCCACGCGGTGGTCGAAGCCCTCAAGGGGTTGGATGTGGACAGGCTCTCGCCGCTCGAGGCGCTGCTCAAGCTCGACGAATGGAAAAAGCTCGTCACTTAA
- a CDS encoding glycosyltransferase family 39 protein yields MATAAPAPAPTAANIPQPPYWAGIWPVAATTLLIHLACIGGYGYFRDELYYLACANRLDWGYVDHPPLSVAVLKLFTSVLGTHLWAVRTPGILAGCGSVILYGLVAARLGAGRLAQTMAAIFAGLTPVYAVVSHLYSMNGIDIALWAGAALLYLCSADESRRKLWLWLGLVCGLAMLNKLSGFWLVAGLGCATLFSPRRAELKTVYPWAAAGIAFAVFFPHFVWQNEHNWVTQEFVRNAAQFKMVPQPPWIILGVQAVVTNPVMATLWVLGAYWALRKPEWRPFALTYFLVIGILLLSMRSRENYPAPSYVFVVPFGAIVFGEWLKASRARFYAMLAVFVPVGVFCISLALPLLPPPRVEEIAEKSQVDVPSAEKGAKSPMQGFADMFGWPEMASAVRAVWLGLPEDERLRTPVFGMNYGESAACWYFNRNEPGFKVIGRHNQYWLWGPGDWDGRTLVVIGEPTPAILDSFESAHMVAQLNSPNSVPEEAHAPITILRGLKKPVVQFWREIRHIQ; encoded by the coding sequence ATGGCCACCGCAGCCCCGGCACCGGCACCGACCGCCGCAAACATCCCCCAACCACCCTATTGGGCCGGGATTTGGCCGGTAGCCGCCACAACCTTGCTGATCCACCTCGCTTGCATCGGTGGGTACGGCTATTTCCGGGACGAACTCTATTACCTGGCTTGCGCCAACCGCCTGGATTGGGGGTATGTGGACCACCCGCCCCTTTCGGTGGCCGTGCTCAAACTGTTCACATCGGTTTTGGGGACCCACTTGTGGGCCGTGCGCACCCCAGGGATCTTGGCGGGCTGCGGGTCGGTCATCCTTTACGGCTTGGTTGCGGCACGGCTCGGCGCCGGCCGGCTGGCCCAGACGATGGCCGCCATTTTTGCCGGCCTCACCCCCGTTTATGCGGTTGTCAGCCATTTGTATTCGATGAATGGGATCGACATCGCCCTTTGGGCGGGGGCCGCTCTGCTCTACTTGTGTTCGGCGGACGAGAGCCGCCGGAAGCTTTGGCTTTGGCTAGGGCTTGTCTGCGGCCTAGCGATGCTGAACAAGCTGAGCGGCTTTTGGCTCGTGGCCGGCCTGGGATGCGCCACCCTGTTCAGCCCCCGGCGGGCCGAATTGAAAACGGTTTACCCGTGGGCGGCGGCGGGCATCGCGTTTGCCGTCTTCTTCCCGCACTTCGTTTGGCAGAACGAGCACAACTGGGTCACACAGGAGTTTGTCCGCAACGCCGCCCAGTTCAAAATGGTGCCCCAACCGCCTTGGATTATTTTGGGGGTGCAGGCGGTGGTGACCAATCCGGTCATGGCCACGCTGTGGGTACTCGGTGCTTATTGGGCGTTGCGAAAACCGGAATGGCGCCCCTTTGCCTTGACCTACTTCCTGGTGATCGGCATCCTTTTGCTTTCGATGCGGAGCCGGGAGAACTACCCGGCGCCCTCCTATGTTTTTGTCGTTCCGTTCGGGGCCATCGTCTTTGGCGAGTGGCTCAAGGCCTCAAGGGCCCGGTTCTATGCGATGCTGGCCGTGTTCGTCCCAGTTGGAGTCTTTTGTATTTCCCTTGCTCTCCCATTGTTGCCACCCCCTCGGGTTGAAGAGATTGCCGAAAAGAGCCAGGTGGATGTCCCTTCTGCCGAAAAAGGGGCGAAATCGCCGATGCAAGGGTTCGCGGATATGTTCGGCTGGCCAGAAATGGCTTCTGCCGTCAGAGCCGTTTGGTTGGGCTTGCCCGAGGATGAACGGCTCAGAACCCCGGTTTTTGGCATGAACTATGGTGAGAGCGCGGCCTGTTGGTACTTCAACCGCAATGAACCCGGGTTCAAGGTCATTGGGCGGCACAACCAGTATTGGCTTTGGGGGCCCGGCGATTGGGATGGGCGGACCCTAGTGGTCATCGGCGAACCGACCCCGGCCATCCTCGATTCTTTTGAATCGGCCCACATGGTGGCCCAACTCAATTCTCCCAATTCGGTGCCCGAAGAAGCCCATGCCCCGATCACGATTCTGCGGGGCCTCAAGAAGCCGGTTGTGCAATTTTGGCGGGAAATCCGCCACATTCAATGA